From one Rhodoferax sp. PAMC 29310 genomic stretch:
- a CDS encoding HDOD domain-containing protein, which translates to MKWSGSVAASASASSEPQSGNASNSTLEFLLRRMRHKSDFPAMSDSIVRIQGMASSETESVGSVTNEILKDVALTNKLLRLVNSAHFGGGGHISTVSRAVSLVGFNGIRNMALSLVLLEHMQDKAHANVLKEEFLRSLMAGAIASELSANPQDREEAFIGTMFQNLGRLLAEFYFAEEAATVRSQFANPRQPVTEARASADVLGMSYEALGLGVAQVWGLPRYGDCPGMGIA; encoded by the coding sequence GTGAAATGGTCCGGGTCGGTGGCAGCGTCTGCCAGTGCATCCAGCGAGCCACAGTCGGGCAACGCATCCAACAGCACATTGGAGTTTCTGCTTCGCCGCATGCGCCACAAATCAGATTTTCCGGCGATGTCGGATTCCATTGTGCGCATTCAAGGCATGGCCAGTTCAGAGACGGAAAGCGTGGGGAGCGTCACCAATGAAATTCTGAAGGACGTTGCGCTCACCAACAAGTTGCTCAGATTGGTTAACAGCGCGCATTTTGGCGGCGGTGGCCACATCAGCACCGTGTCACGGGCCGTGAGTCTGGTGGGGTTCAACGGCATTCGCAATATGGCCTTAAGCTTGGTGTTGCTTGAACACATGCAGGACAAAGCCCATGCAAACGTCCTGAAAGAAGAATTTCTGCGTTCGCTAATGGCCGGTGCCATTGCCAGTGAGCTTTCAGCGAATCCTCAGGACCGTGAAGAGGCCTTTATTGGCACCATGTTTCAAAATCTGGGGCGTTTGTTGGCGGAGTTTTACTTCGCGGAAGAAGCTGCGACCGTGCGCTCCCAGTTCGCCAACCCACGTCAACCGGTGACTGAGGCGAGGGCGTCCGCTGACGTACTCGGTATGAGTTATGAGGCATTGGGGCTGGGCGTTGCCCAGGTATGGGGATTGCCCAGGTATGGGGATTGCCCAGGTATGGGGATTGCCTGA
- a CDS encoding EAL domain-containing protein translates to MSPVTVAPGVILDARSAVMGMTGLFGGPLVALISALIGSGFRFWIGGVGALVGALVILASAALGLLYRRANERRLVSTRAVQLLCFGVLLQLAELLFFTLLPGEAQSKMFEAIDLFRIASMAAIALGLGVLLKDGVLRQEVNEALKESEARFRNLLQDIPGVSVQGYSPDGTTIYWNNASQTVYGYSREEAIGKNLLDLIIPPEMHEGVRQAMTASFQNNIPIPAGELPLRRKDGSTVPVFSSHALVRPRGGPPEMFCIDIDLTERHRAQEELRVAATAFEAQDGIAITDPKLTILRVNKAFTDLLGQPAEAMVGKALNDVILISEQLIPNFYATLDLALQDQVRWTGEIELERADKGLIPVYVGVTSVSAEGAEVSHFVVTVKDISQRKEAEAQIRQLAFFDSLTDLPNRRLLMDRLTRALVSSERNQTSGAIFFIDLDHFKTLNDTLGHEKGDELLQQVGDRLLKCVRETDTVARLGGDEFVLMLEGLDGRNAAADARSVGCKIMSALGETYPVGNLDYHSTPSIGVALFRGAEVPMEELLKQADVAMYQAKAAGRNTLQFFDPAMQAAINERATLENDLRLGLEGNQFTLFYQSQVNAMGQICGAEALVRWNHPARGMVSPAHFIPLAEETGLILPLGAVVLKQACLQLVDWAKRPSCAHLFIAVNVSAREFKEKDFAQNVLSLIEKTGANPCRLKLELTESMLAANLDDVIVKMNRLRQSGLQFSLDDFGTCYSSLSYLKMLPLSQLKIDQSFVRDVLTDPNDAVIAKTIITLGHSLGLKVIAEGVETKPQRAFLAQHGCLDYQGYLFSRPLSIDAFEKLLGTKDAVAPAS, encoded by the coding sequence ATGTCTCCAGTGACAGTGGCTCCGGGTGTTATTTTGGACGCCCGTTCAGCGGTGATGGGGATGACTGGCTTGTTTGGTGGCCCGCTCGTTGCACTCATCAGCGCCCTAATTGGTAGCGGATTTCGCTTTTGGATCGGTGGCGTTGGTGCGTTGGTCGGCGCTTTGGTTATTTTGGCCAGTGCCGCCTTGGGTCTACTTTACCGTCGGGCCAATGAGCGAAGATTGGTTTCAACCAGAGCTGTGCAGCTCCTGTGTTTCGGGGTCTTGCTGCAACTAGCTGAACTGCTCTTTTTTACCTTGCTGCCCGGCGAGGCGCAGTCGAAAATGTTTGAGGCCATCGATTTATTCCGGATTGCGAGCATGGCGGCGATCGCGCTGGGACTAGGGGTATTGCTCAAAGATGGCGTGCTCCGGCAGGAGGTTAACGAAGCACTGAAAGAGTCCGAAGCCCGGTTTCGCAATTTGTTGCAGGATATCCCCGGTGTCTCGGTTCAAGGCTATTCGCCCGACGGCACCACGATCTATTGGAACAACGCATCTCAGACCGTCTACGGCTACTCGAGGGAAGAGGCGATTGGTAAAAATCTTTTGGACTTGATCATCCCGCCGGAAATGCACGAAGGTGTCCGTCAAGCGATGACGGCGAGCTTTCAAAACAATATTCCGATTCCGGCTGGAGAACTTCCACTGCGACGAAAAGATGGTTCTACGGTCCCGGTTTTCTCCAGTCACGCCTTGGTTCGGCCACGCGGCGGGCCCCCAGAAATGTTTTGTATTGACATTGATCTAACCGAGCGCCACAGGGCGCAGGAGGAGTTGCGCGTTGCGGCGACCGCGTTCGAAGCCCAGGACGGCATTGCGATCACGGACCCTAAGCTGACCATTTTGCGAGTCAACAAAGCCTTCACTGATTTGCTTGGACAGCCTGCAGAGGCCATGGTGGGCAAGGCTTTGAACGACGTGATTTTGATTTCTGAGCAATTAATCCCGAATTTTTATGCCACTCTGGATCTGGCTTTGCAGGACCAGGTGCGATGGACGGGAGAGATCGAGCTGGAGCGAGCCGACAAGGGTCTGATTCCTGTTTACGTAGGGGTGACCTCGGTGAGCGCAGAAGGCGCCGAGGTCAGTCACTTCGTCGTGACGGTCAAAGACATTTCGCAGCGAAAAGAGGCGGAGGCCCAAATTCGCCAACTGGCTTTCTTTGACTCACTAACCGACTTGCCCAACCGGCGATTGCTAATGGATCGGCTGACACGGGCGCTTGTATCTAGTGAGCGCAATCAAACCAGCGGGGCCATATTTTTCATTGACCTTGACCATTTCAAGACTCTGAATGACACCCTTGGCCATGAAAAAGGCGATGAACTGCTGCAACAGGTTGGCGATCGGTTATTGAAATGTGTCCGGGAAACTGACACGGTCGCCCGACTGGGCGGCGATGAGTTTGTGCTGATGTTGGAGGGGTTAGATGGCAGGAATGCCGCCGCTGATGCCCGCTCGGTTGGATGCAAGATCATGTCTGCCTTGGGTGAAACCTATCCGGTGGGCAATTTGGACTACCACAGCACTCCCAGCATTGGCGTTGCCTTGTTTCGGGGTGCTGAAGTTCCAATGGAGGAACTTCTCAAGCAGGCTGACGTGGCGATGTACCAGGCCAAGGCCGCGGGACGCAACACGCTGCAGTTTTTCGATCCTGCCATGCAGGCAGCCATCAATGAACGAGCGACGCTGGAAAACGATTTGAGATTGGGACTGGAGGGCAATCAATTCACGCTCTTCTACCAATCCCAAGTCAATGCCATGGGGCAGATTTGTGGGGCGGAAGCGCTGGTGCGCTGGAACCACCCCGCTCGGGGCATGGTTTCCCCCGCTCACTTTATTCCGCTGGCGGAGGAAACCGGGCTGATATTGCCGCTCGGGGCTGTGGTCTTGAAACAGGCCTGTCTTCAGTTGGTGGATTGGGCTAAACGCCCCTCATGCGCTCACCTCTTTATTGCCGTGAACGTCAGCGCACGGGAGTTCAAGGAAAAAGACTTCGCACAAAACGTACTTTCCTTGATTGAGAAAACGGGTGCCAACCCTTGCCGTTTGAAGCTGGAGTTGACTGAAAGCATGCTGGCCGCAAATCTGGATGACGTCATCGTCAAAATGAACCGATTGCGACAAAGTGGGCTTCAGTTTTCGCTCGACGATTTTGGCACCTGCTACTCGTCCCTGTCCTATCTCAAAATGCTTCCTCTGAGCCAACTCAAAATTGACCAGTCTTTTGTTCGAGACGTTCTGACGGACCCCAACGACGCCGTCATCGCGAAAACCATTATTACTCTGGGTCACAGCCTCGGTTTGAAGGTCATCGCAGAAGGAGTGGAGACTAAGCCTCAACGGGCGTTTCTCGCGCAACATGGTTGTCTGGACTATCAGGGATACTTGTTCAGTCGGCCATTGTCAATTGATGCCTTTGAGAAATTGCTGGGCACCAAAGACGCTGTGGCACCAGCGAGCTGA
- a CDS encoding serine/threonine-protein kinase: protein MSASSPLSVVGQLIGRKVAPSEPASLGRFQLKRILGKGAQSVVWLAFDPHLEREVAIKLMKVRPSANALEVSQWMQEARSVSRLAHANVVPLFEADIQDGQPYLVFEHVEGETLTAVLRQNGALPVHQAVSLMVDVLDALVVAHAAGVIHRDLKPSNVMVDLNGRARVMDFGIAARASRDDGVMLTAIDGRTPGYMSPEATQRGAASPLMDVFSAGIVLTEMLSGQALVAEKNPAKAVQKSSTSNLPCPRGWPPRPTTPCGLSCFAPFNSTRTCATRAHRCSEMSW, encoded by the coding sequence ATGAGCGCTTCTTCCCCTTTGTCCGTGGTCGGCCAGCTCATTGGCCGCAAAGTTGCCCCAAGTGAGCCGGCGAGTTTGGGACGATTTCAATTGAAACGGATTCTGGGCAAAGGCGCCCAATCGGTCGTCTGGCTGGCATTTGACCCCCATCTCGAACGAGAAGTTGCCATCAAACTGATGAAAGTGCGGCCCAGTGCAAACGCACTGGAGGTTTCCCAGTGGATGCAAGAGGCCCGCAGCGTGAGTCGCCTGGCCCACGCCAATGTAGTGCCCCTGTTTGAAGCCGACATTCAGGATGGTCAACCTTATCTTGTATTTGAGCATGTCGAGGGGGAAACCCTCACCGCAGTTTTGCGCCAAAACGGTGCGTTGCCGGTGCATCAAGCCGTGTCACTCATGGTTGACGTGTTGGACGCTCTGGTGGTCGCCCATGCGGCGGGGGTCATTCACCGGGATCTCAAACCATCCAACGTGATGGTTGATTTGAACGGCCGGGCACGAGTCATGGACTTTGGTATCGCGGCGCGAGCAAGCCGGGACGATGGTGTCATGCTGACGGCCATTGATGGCAGAACCCCAGGTTATATGTCGCCAGAGGCAACGCAGCGCGGGGCAGCGTCTCCCTTGATGGACGTGTTCTCGGCAGGCATCGTGCTGACCGAAATGCTTTCTGGCCAGGCCTTGGTTGCCGAGAAAAACCCTGCCAAGGCAGTGCAAAAGTCCTCCACGAGCAACTTACCTTGCCCAAGGGGCTGGCCCCCGAGGCCAACGACACCTTGCGGGCTATCTTGCTTCGCGCCATTCAACTCGACCCGCACCTGCGCCACCCGAGCGCACAGGTGTTCCGAGATGAGTTGGTGA